The proteins below come from a single Streptomyces tubercidicus genomic window:
- a CDS encoding beta strand repeat-containing protein, protein MNRSADPPTSSDAPSLAATPSVTSVSPPSGSTAGGTVVTVTGTGFTGATAVRFGATHAASFSVNSDTQITATSPVGSGVVQVTVTTPSGTSNQFVTFSYVAAPVPTLTSVSPNSGPAAGGTVVTLSGSGFSGVTAVRFGGVSASFTVNSSSQITATAPAGSGSVQVTVTTPGGTSNGVPFTYVSVPVPVVTSVSPNSGPAAGGTVVTLSGSGFSGVTAVRFGGVSASFTVNSSSQITATAPAGTGTVQVTVTTPGGTSNGVPFTYVSVPVPVVTSVSPNSGPAAGGTVVTLSGSGFSGVTAVRFGGVSASFTVNSSSQITATAPAGTGTVQVTVTTSGGTSNGVPFTYVSSPVPVLTALAPSSGPTAGGTTVTLTGTGLASTTAVQFGGTPATSFTVVSDTHVTAVAPPGTGTVQVTVTTPGGISNGLSYSYSGAPTLSGITPNQGSTAGGNTVTLTGTQLTGATSVTFGGTPATSVTVLSATQITAVVPASTAGPVDVTVTTPGGSSTLPKAYFYVSAPVLAGVAPLSGPLSGGNTVTLTGTHLIEATAVRFGATPATSFTVVSDTQITAVAPAGAAGLVGITVTTVGGTSNSVSYTYLAAPVITTLVPTQGPASGGTTVTLTGSNFAQTTTVLFGGAPTSFTVVSDTHLVADVLPGPAGPVNVTVTTPGGTSAPAVYTRVGPPGI, encoded by the coding sequence GTGAATCGCTCCGCAGACCCGCCCACCTCGTCCGACGCGCCGTCCCTGGCGGCCACGCCCTCCGTCACCTCCGTCTCTCCGCCCTCGGGTTCCACCGCGGGCGGCACCGTGGTGACGGTGACCGGCACCGGCTTCACCGGCGCCACCGCCGTCCGCTTCGGCGCCACACACGCGGCGTCCTTCAGCGTCAACTCCGACACCCAGATCACCGCCACCAGCCCGGTCGGATCCGGAGTGGTGCAGGTGACGGTGACCACCCCCAGCGGCACCAGCAACCAGTTCGTCACCTTCAGCTATGTCGCCGCACCCGTACCGACCCTCACGTCGGTGAGTCCCAACTCGGGTCCGGCGGCGGGTGGGACGGTGGTGACGTTGTCGGGCTCGGGTTTCTCGGGTGTGACGGCGGTGCGGTTTGGTGGTGTGTCGGCTTCGTTCACGGTGAATTCGAGTTCGCAGATCACGGCGACGGCTCCTGCGGGGTCGGGTTCTGTTCAGGTGACGGTGACGACGCCTGGTGGGACGAGTAATGGTGTGCCGTTCACGTATGTCTCTGTGCCGGTGCCGGTGGTGACGTCGGTGAGTCCCAACTCGGGTCCGGCGGCGGGTGGGACGGTGGTGACGTTGTCGGGCTCGGGTTTCTCGGGTGTGACGGCGGTGCGGTTTGGTGGTGTGTCGGCTTCGTTCACGGTGAATTCGAGTTCGCAGATCACGGCGACGGCTCCTGCGGGGACGGGTACCGTTCAGGTGACGGTGACGACGCCTGGTGGGACGAGTAATGGTGTGCCGTTCACGTATGTCTCTGTGCCGGTGCCGGTGGTGACGTCGGTGAGTCCCAACTCGGGTCCGGCGGCGGGTGGGACGGTGGTGACGTTGTCGGGCTCGGGTTTCTCGGGTGTGACGGCGGTGCGGTTTGGTGGTGTGTCGGCTTCGTTCACGGTGAATTCGAGTTCGCAGATCACGGCGACGGCTCCTGCGGGGACGGGTACCGTTCAGGTGACGGTCACGACTTCTGGCGGGACGAGCAACGGTGTGCCGTTCACCTATGTCTCCTCGCCTGTGCCGGTTCTGACCGCGCTGGCTCCCAGCTCCGGTCCGACCGCGGGCGGAACGACCGTCACCCTCACCGGAACCGGCCTGGCCTCCACCACCGCCGTCCAGTTCGGCGGCACCCCGGCCACCTCCTTCACCGTCGTCTCCGACACCCACGTGACCGCCGTCGCCCCTCCCGGCACCGGCACCGTTCAGGTCACCGTCACGACCCCAGGGGGCATCAGCAACGGTCTCTCCTACAGCTACTCCGGCGCTCCCACACTCAGCGGGATCACTCCTAACCAGGGGAGCACCGCGGGCGGAAACACGGTCACCCTCACCGGCACCCAGCTCACCGGAGCCACTTCGGTCACCTTCGGCGGCACCCCGGCGACCTCCGTGACGGTCCTCTCCGCGACCCAGATCACCGCCGTGGTCCCGGCGTCCACCGCAGGACCGGTCGATGTCACCGTCACCACCCCCGGCGGCAGCAGCACCCTCCCGAAGGCGTACTTCTACGTCAGCGCCCCGGTGCTCGCCGGTGTCGCCCCGCTCTCGGGCCCGCTCTCCGGCGGGAACACGGTCACCCTCACCGGCACCCACCTGATCGAGGCCACCGCGGTCCGCTTCGGTGCCACCCCCGCCACCTCATTCACCGTGGTATCGGACACCCAGATCACGGCCGTGGCCCCGGCGGGAGCCGCCGGCCTGGTGGGCATCACCGTCACCACCGTCGGCGGGACGAGCAACTCCGTCTCGTACACCTACCTGGCGGCGCCCGTCATCACCACTCTGGTGCCGACCCAGGGACCCGCCTCCGGTGGCACCACCGTCACCCTCACCGGCAGCAACTTCGCCCAGACGACCACGGTGCTCTTCGGCGGCGCGCCCACCTCCTTCACCGTCGTCTCCGACACCCATCTCGTCGCCGACGTGCTGCCAGGCCCCGCCGGGCCGGTCAATGTCACCGTCACCACCCCCGGCGGTACCAGCGCGCCGGCGGTCTACACCCGCGTCGGGCCCCCCGGCATCTGA
- a CDS encoding IPT/TIG domain-containing protein, translating to MPISPSQGSSGGGTIVTITGTNLGGATAVRFGSKTATITGNTPTSVTVISPSGSGAVPVTVTTPGGTSNPLQFFYVGAPFKSSLSPVTGVTAGGNTVTINGTGLSTATSVSFGGVTATPTVVNDGQITVTVPAGAAAGPVSVSVTTAGGTNNGFSYTYVDAPTVISLNPNSGPASGGTVVTITGTNLSTTQSVTFGATPAPFTVINDTSLSVVSPPTPDGAPGAATVTVTTSGGVATGDFTYLAGPGI from the coding sequence ATGCCCATCTCTCCCAGTCAGGGATCATCCGGGGGCGGGACGATCGTCACCATCACCGGTACCAACCTCGGCGGCGCCACCGCCGTGCGGTTCGGCAGCAAGACAGCCACCATCACCGGCAACACCCCCACCTCGGTCACGGTGATCTCGCCCTCCGGCAGCGGCGCCGTACCGGTGACGGTGACCACCCCCGGCGGGACCAGCAACCCGCTCCAGTTCTTCTACGTCGGGGCGCCGTTCAAGTCCAGCCTCTCCCCGGTGACCGGGGTGACCGCGGGCGGCAACACCGTCACCATCAACGGCACGGGTCTGAGCACCGCCACCTCGGTCAGCTTCGGCGGGGTCACCGCGACCCCGACCGTGGTGAACGACGGCCAGATCACCGTCACCGTGCCGGCGGGTGCGGCGGCCGGACCGGTGAGTGTCTCCGTCACCACCGCGGGCGGCACCAACAACGGCTTCTCGTACACCTACGTCGACGCGCCCACCGTCATCTCGCTGAACCCCAACTCGGGCCCGGCGTCCGGCGGTACCGTGGTGACCATCACCGGCACCAACCTCAGCACCACGCAGTCGGTCACCTTCGGTGCCACGCCCGCGCCGTTCACCGTCATCAATGACACCAGCCTCTCCGTCGTCAGCCCGCCCACGCCCGACGGGGCCCCCGGGGCCGCCACTGTCACCGTGACCACCAGCGGTGGCGTGGCGACCGGTGACTTCACCTACCTCGCCGGTCCCGGCATCTGA